From the Gramella sp. Hel_I_59 genome, one window contains:
- the miaB gene encoding tRNA (N6-isopentenyl adenosine(37)-C2)-methylthiotransferase MiaB translates to MEKTIDEKKQGNSLVMEPKPENTRKLFIESFGCAMNFSDSEIVASILSKEGFNTTQKLEEADLVLVNTCSIRDKAEQTVRKRLEKYNAVKRINPGMKVGVLGCMAERLKSKFLEEEKIVDMVVGPDAYKDLPNLVSEIEEGRSAMNVLLSKEETYGDISPVRLQSNGVSAFVSITRGCDNMCTFCVVPFTRGRERSRDPQSILEEVNDLADKGFKEITLLGQNVDSYLWYGGGLKKDFKNATEIQKATATDFSQLLKLVAEAHPKMRIRFSTSNPQDMTLDVIRMVAKYRNICNYIHLPVQSGSNRILKAMNRLHTREEYFELIRNIREMIPNCGISQDMITGFPTETEEDHQDTLSLMEKITYDFGFMYAYSERPGTMAERKLEDDVPHEVKKRRLQEIVDLQQKHSKQRTKRFLGQTTEVLIERESKKSDQHWSGRNSQNTVVVFDKENYKIGDFVNVKIKDCTSATLIGEPVGYSDNN, encoded by the coding sequence ATGGAGAAGACAATAGACGAGAAAAAACAGGGGAACTCTTTAGTTATGGAGCCTAAGCCTGAAAATACCCGGAAACTTTTTATTGAAAGTTTTGGATGCGCAATGAACTTCAGTGATTCAGAAATTGTTGCATCCATTCTTAGTAAAGAGGGTTTTAATACTACCCAAAAGTTAGAAGAGGCAGATCTTGTTCTGGTAAATACCTGCTCGATTCGGGATAAAGCGGAGCAAACTGTTAGAAAAAGACTGGAAAAATACAATGCTGTAAAAAGAATAAACCCAGGAATGAAAGTGGGAGTGCTGGGCTGTATGGCAGAGCGTCTAAAAAGTAAATTCCTGGAAGAAGAGAAGATCGTAGATATGGTCGTGGGGCCAGATGCCTATAAGGATCTTCCAAATCTTGTGAGTGAAATAGAAGAAGGCCGAAGTGCCATGAATGTTCTTCTAAGCAAGGAGGAAACATATGGAGATATCTCTCCAGTACGCCTGCAAAGTAACGGTGTTTCAGCATTTGTATCCATTACCCGCGGTTGTGATAATATGTGCACATTTTGTGTGGTTCCATTTACCCGCGGTCGCGAACGTAGTCGTGATCCTCAAAGTATACTTGAAGAGGTGAACGATCTGGCTGATAAAGGCTTCAAAGAAATTACTTTATTAGGACAGAATGTAGATAGTTACTTATGGTATGGTGGCGGACTCAAAAAAGACTTTAAAAATGCTACTGAAATTCAGAAGGCGACGGCAACAGATTTCTCGCAGCTTCTGAAGCTTGTTGCAGAAGCACATCCCAAAATGAGAATCAGGTTCTCTACATCCAATCCTCAGGATATGACGCTTGATGTGATTAGAATGGTGGCCAAGTATCGTAATATCTGTAACTATATACATTTACCGGTACAATCTGGAAGTAACCGAATTTTAAAGGCGATGAACAGGCTGCATACCCGTGAAGAATATTTTGAGCTTATTAGAAACATCAGGGAGATGATCCCAAATTGCGGAATTTCTCAGGATATGATTACCGGTTTTCCAACCGAAACCGAAGAAGATCATCAGGATACCTTATCTCTAATGGAGAAGATTACCTATGATTTCGGTTTTATGTATGCTTATTCTGAAAGACCCGGGACCATGGCTGAAAGAAAGCTGGAAGATGATGTGCCTCATGAAGTAAAGAAAAGACGTCTACAGGAGATCGTAGATCTTCAGCAGAAACATAGTAAACAGAGAACAAAACGTTTCCTAGGGCAAACTACCGAAGTCCTGATCGAAAGAGAATCCAAAAAATCTGATCAACACTGGAGTGGTAGAAATTCACAGAATACTGTCGTGGTTTTTGACAAGGAGAATTATAAGATCGGTGATTTTGTCAACGTAAAAATAAAGGACTGTACCAGTGCTACTCTTATAGGAGAGCCAGTGGGGTATAGTGATAATAACTAA
- a CDS encoding carboxylesterase family protein, whose translation MKIISSLLSLIFLFVFIPQAYSQSNVEVNTSCGIVQGNYDQKSDLSIFLGVPYAKPPVDELRWKAPQNLDPWKGVKKTKQFGPSAVQENVFGDMVYRSNGKSEDCLYLNIWTPDVDPDKKMAVLVYFYGGGFVAGDGSEPRYDGASLAQKGIITVTVNYRLNIFGFLAHPELTEESAYNASGNYGLLDQNAAIKWVYENITHFGGDPERISIGGESAGSISVSMQMASPLSKDMLAGAIGESGAAINPALPPVRLEEAEKIGEDFVMQTGYTFQELRNLPTDSIFKIYNQSGRFGFPAVIDDYFLPKSLPEIFSNKEQAQVPLLVGWNSAEMIAEAFLQDNNMTKAKYTARMKETFPDKWKQAIELYPVKTNGDVRLAATDMASDRFISYSTWKWADLHANHSDQPVYRYFFKRIKPSPDDNPVDTSVGAPHASEIEYFLGNLNGADNANLSEDDFSISENIQRYLVNFVKTGNPNGNELLKWPSIKSSEDKTPVLLMDTVFKVEDSEIEARYHFLDTHYQNDK comes from the coding sequence ATGAAAATTATATCTTCCTTATTATCTCTGATATTTCTATTCGTCTTTATTCCGCAAGCTTATTCGCAGTCTAATGTAGAAGTAAATACTAGTTGCGGAATCGTGCAGGGGAATTACGACCAGAAGAGTGATCTAAGCATATTCTTAGGTGTGCCTTATGCAAAGCCTCCTGTTGATGAGCTTCGTTGGAAAGCACCTCAAAACCTTGATCCCTGGAAAGGGGTTAAAAAAACCAAACAATTTGGGCCTTCGGCAGTTCAGGAAAACGTTTTTGGCGACATGGTCTATCGCAGTAATGGCAAAAGTGAAGATTGCCTGTATCTGAATATTTGGACTCCTGATGTTGATCCAGATAAAAAAATGGCGGTTTTAGTTTATTTCTATGGTGGAGGATTTGTCGCCGGCGATGGCTCTGAACCTCGATATGACGGCGCATCGCTAGCACAAAAGGGAATTATTACCGTAACTGTAAATTATAGGCTCAATATTTTTGGATTTCTGGCACATCCCGAGCTCACCGAGGAATCGGCTTACAATGCCTCAGGAAATTATGGTTTGCTTGATCAGAATGCGGCCATCAAATGGGTTTATGAGAATATAACGCATTTTGGTGGTGACCCAGAAAGAATTAGTATCGGCGGTGAGTCTGCAGGTTCCATTTCAGTTAGTATGCAAATGGCTTCTCCATTATCTAAAGATATGCTTGCCGGGGCGATTGGTGAAAGTGGAGCAGCTATAAATCCAGCTTTACCGCCAGTTCGCTTAGAAGAAGCGGAAAAAATAGGAGAAGACTTTGTGATGCAAACTGGTTATACGTTCCAGGAGCTCAGAAATTTACCTACAGATTCTATTTTTAAAATTTACAATCAGTCCGGTAGATTTGGTTTCCCAGCGGTTATCGATGATTATTTTTTACCAAAAAGCTTACCCGAAATTTTCAGTAATAAAGAACAAGCCCAAGTTCCACTTTTGGTGGGATGGAATTCAGCTGAAATGATTGCTGAAGCATTTTTGCAGGATAATAATATGACCAAAGCGAAATATACCGCGAGAATGAAGGAAACATTTCCAGATAAATGGAAACAGGCAATTGAGCTTTATCCCGTTAAGACAAATGGCGATGTTCGTTTAGCTGCAACAGATATGGCCTCCGATAGATTTATATCCTACAGCACATGGAAATGGGCAGATCTACACGCTAATCATTCAGATCAACCGGTATACCGATATTTTTTCAAAAGAATCAAGCCCTCTCCAGATGACAATCCGGTAGATACTTCAGTAGGAGCACCGCATGCTTCTGAAATCGAGTATTTTCTTGGGAATCTAAATGGTGCTGACAATGCGAATCTATCCGAAGATGATTTTAGTATTTCTGAAAACATTCAGAGGTATCTAGTAAATTTTGTAAAAACAGGAAACCCTAACGGAAATGAACTCTTGAAATGGCCGTCAATTAAGTCTTCCGAAGATAAAACTCCGGTTTTATTAATGGATACTGTTTTCAAAGTTGAAGATTCAGAAATTGAAGCGCGTTATCATTTTCTTGATACACATTACCAAAATGATAAATAA
- a CDS encoding TIGR03643 family protein, giving the protein MIAEEYELDERQIDRIIAMAWEDRTTFEAIEFQFGLKEEEVIRFMREQMHPRNWRKWRARVQGRKTKHEKLRSDDVSRFKSKAQRQITGNRISKKKY; this is encoded by the coding sequence ATGATCGCAGAAGAATATGAATTAGATGAGAGGCAGATAGATCGAATAATCGCCATGGCCTGGGAAGACAGAACTACCTTCGAAGCAATCGAATTTCAATTCGGTTTAAAAGAGGAGGAAGTCATTAGGTTCATGCGTGAGCAAATGCATCCCAGAAACTGGAGAAAATGGAGAGCACGGGTTCAGGGTAGAAAGACAAAACATGAGAAGCTAAGGAGTGATGACGTTAGCAGATTCAAAAGTAAAGCTCAGCGTCAAATCACTGGTAACAGAATTAGCAAGAAGAAATACTAG
- the rpmA gene encoding 50S ribosomal protein L27, which yields MAHKKGVGSSKNGRESESKRLGVKIFGGQAAVAGNIIVRQRGTAHRPGDNVYAGKDHTLHAKVDGLVKFTKKKDDKSYVSIEPFQA from the coding sequence ATGGCACATAAAAAAGGAGTTGGTAGTTCCAAGAACGGTAGAGAATCAGAATCGAAACGTTTAGGCGTGAAGATCTTTGGTGGACAAGCTGCTGTTGCGGGAAATATTATCGTAAGACAAAGAGGTACTGCTCACCGTCCAGGTGATAACGTATACGCTGGAAAAGATCATACTTTACACGCTAAAGTTGACGGACTAGTGAAATTCACTAAGAAGAAAGATGATAAATCTTATGTTTCTATCGAGCCTTTTCAGGCATAG
- the rplU gene encoding 50S ribosomal protein L21 → MYAIVEIAGQQFKVAKDQRVYVNRLAGKEGDSISFDKVLLTADGDSITVGAPAIEGALVGAKINRHLKGDKVIVFKKKRRKGYRTKNGHRQALTEILIEGIDLKGGSKSTSAKKEEPKKETKKEESSNDLSQNTVAELREMAKDKGVEGYSSMKKAELIAALS, encoded by the coding sequence ATGTACGCAATTGTAGAGATAGCAGGGCAGCAATTTAAAGTTGCAAAAGACCAGAGAGTTTATGTGAATCGCCTAGCAGGTAAAGAAGGAGACAGTATCTCTTTTGATAAGGTACTTCTTACTGCAGATGGAGATAGCATTACTGTTGGCGCCCCGGCTATAGAAGGAGCTTTGGTTGGAGCAAAGATCAACCGTCACCTTAAAGGAGACAAAGTAATCGTTTTCAAGAAGAAAAGACGTAAGGGTTACAGAACCAAAAATGGTCACAGACAAGCACTTACTGAAATTCTTATCGAAGGTATCGATCTTAAAGGTGGATCAAAATCCACTTCAGCTAAGAAAGAAGAGCCTAAGAAGGAAACTAAAAAAGAAGAATCTTCAAACGACCTAAGTCAGAATACAGTTGCAGAACTGAGAGAAATGGCTAAAGATAAAGGTGTTGAAGGATATTCTTCAATGAAAAAAGCAGAATTAATTGCTGCATTAAGCTAG
- a CDS encoding DUF4199 domain-containing protein: MGKFSIPIKYGVAVAAGLIAYFLILSLFDAHNQPIYSLFNGVIMAYGMFEAVKHYRLHKGNKFKYQKGFMASLLTGFNATIIFTIFFGVYSTEINPGFLDDLITVWITDYNTSIGVVLFVVAVMGFATSLVLTLAYMQLFKDSWNTKEAKKHTL, translated from the coding sequence ATGGGTAAATTCAGTATTCCTATTAAATACGGTGTGGCTGTCGCCGCCGGTCTTATTGCTTATTTTCTAATTCTTTCACTATTTGATGCTCACAATCAGCCAATTTATAGTTTATTCAATGGGGTGATCATGGCCTATGGGATGTTTGAGGCCGTAAAGCATTACAGACTTCATAAAGGGAATAAATTTAAATATCAGAAAGGCTTTATGGCCAGTTTGCTAACGGGCTTTAATGCTACTATTATATTTACGATCTTCTTTGGAGTTTATTCTACGGAAATAAATCCAGGTTTTTTAGATGATCTAATTACGGTTTGGATTACAGATTACAATACCAGTATAGGTGTGGTCTTATTTGTAGTAGCTGTTATGGGATTTGCTACAAGTTTGGTTCTTACCCTGGCATACATGCAATTATTTAAAGATTCATGGAATACCAAAGAAGCGAAGAAGCACACTTTATAA
- a CDS encoding pitrilysin family protein, with translation MINKLGLLFCFFLIGIVGFAQEVEFTEYDLDNGLHVILHKDNSAPVVTTSVMYHVGGKDREDGRTGMAHFFEHLLFEGTENIPNGKWFEIVSSNGGSNNANTSQDRTYYYEVFPSNNLELGLWMESERMLHPIIKQKGVDTQNEVVKEERRLRMDNSPYGNLLPAMQENMFENHPYKDPNIGYMEDLDAATLDEFKAYFDKYYVPNNAVLVVAGDIKIDETKKMIKDYFGPIPSGDDVTRNFPEEQPITEQINAKSYDSNIQIPASVIGYRTPAFTEKDSYVLNMISDYLSDGNSSKLYKKLVDEQKQALQVGAFNLEQEDYGMYLIFSIPQGETELETLNTEIEEEITKLRSELITEKDFQKLQNKAENNYVNSNSSISGIANSLARNYLLYGDTDLINDQIDIYRNITREDIKRVASEYLKPNQRVVLEYLPASEQPE, from the coding sequence ATGATTAACAAACTAGGACTGTTATTCTGCTTTTTCTTGATTGGAATCGTAGGATTTGCTCAGGAAGTAGAATTTACTGAGTATGATTTAGACAATGGGCTGCATGTGATCCTGCACAAGGATAACTCCGCTCCTGTTGTAACCACATCTGTGATGTACCACGTTGGTGGAAAAGACCGTGAAGACGGAAGAACCGGGATGGCTCACTTTTTTGAGCACCTGTTATTTGAAGGAACCGAGAACATTCCAAATGGAAAGTGGTTCGAAATCGTTAGTTCAAATGGTGGTAGCAACAATGCAAATACCAGCCAGGACAGAACTTATTATTACGAAGTATTCCCTTCAAACAACCTTGAATTAGGATTATGGATGGAATCTGAAAGAATGCTACACCCTATTATTAAACAAAAAGGTGTGGACACTCAGAATGAAGTAGTAAAAGAAGAAAGAAGACTACGTATGGATAACTCTCCTTATGGTAACTTATTACCAGCTATGCAGGAGAATATGTTCGAAAATCATCCTTATAAGGATCCGAACATTGGCTATATGGAAGATCTTGACGCGGCTACTTTAGATGAGTTCAAAGCTTACTTCGACAAGTATTACGTACCTAACAATGCTGTATTGGTAGTTGCTGGTGATATTAAGATCGATGAGACTAAAAAAATGATTAAGGATTATTTTGGCCCAATTCCTTCAGGAGATGATGTAACCAGAAATTTCCCAGAAGAACAACCAATTACAGAGCAGATCAATGCGAAGTCTTATGACTCAAACATCCAGATCCCTGCTTCAGTAATTGGATATAGAACTCCGGCTTTTACTGAAAAGGATTCCTATGTACTAAATATGATCTCTGACTACCTTAGTGATGGTAACAGCTCGAAACTTTACAAGAAATTGGTCGATGAGCAGAAGCAAGCACTTCAGGTGGGAGCTTTCAACTTAGAGCAGGAAGATTACGGGATGTATCTTATCTTCAGTATTCCTCAGGGAGAAACTGAACTTGAGACTTTAAATACCGAGATCGAAGAAGAGATCACTAAATTAAGAAGTGAGCTTATTACTGAAAAAGATTTTCAGAAGCTGCAGAACAAAGCAGAGAACAACTACGTAAACTCAAATTCCAGTATCTCTGGTATTGCAAACTCTCTTGCAAGAAACTACCTTCTTTATGGAGACACAGATCTTATCAACGATCAAATCGATATTTACAGAAATATCACTAGAGAAGACATCAAAAGAGTTGCTTCAGAATACCTAAAGCCTAACCAAAGAGTAGTGCTTGAGTATTTACCAGCCAGCGAACAGCCGGAATAA
- a CDS encoding pitrilysin family protein, with product MRKNILTLAAFATLTVGVSAQIDRSQMPEPGPAPKVNVDEPETFKLDNGMQVMIVENNKLPRVAMSLRFDNAPHAEGAKAGVSGIAGDLIGTGTKNMSKDEFNEKVDFLGARLNFYAGGANANTLSKYFPDLLALMADGIINAEFTQEEFDKSKARTIDGLKQSEKDISYNARRVRSALAYGKDHPYGEFSTEETVNAVKLEDVKSYYNTWFSPKNAYLVVVGDVDEDDVKDLVKKNFSSWTGKATPEAKMPAVSNVKQTEINFIDMPNAVQSEISLVNTINLKKKDGDYFPVLLANKILGGGGEGRLFQNLREDKGYTYGAGSNVGNDKYASTFVASASVRNEVTDSSVVAFLDEVYKMRNEMVTDQELANAKAKITGDFVLALEQPSTIANFAMEIETEDLDDDFYEEYLERIDKVTKADVQRVAKKYFLADNSRIVIAGKGADVLENLEKMTYKGKTYPINYYNRFGEKTEKPEQKQVDADMSVDKVYNKYIEAIGGREAVEGIETVKMIASANVQGRELGLDMTRTSTGKLSQEVTMGGQVVSKQVFNGETGFVMQMGQKMPYNEDQIKAAKTDADAFPELTVGEAKIEGIEQVDGKDAYVVSADETTKNYYAVDSGLKVQSVKTVSQGGQTMSIPTGYGDYQEVKGVKFPFTISQSMGPQSFEFKVSEIMVNEGVEDADFSVE from the coding sequence ATGAGAAAAAATATACTAACTCTGGCAGCGTTTGCTACGCTAACAGTTGGAGTTTCAGCTCAGATCGACCGTAGCCAGATGCCCGAACCGGGTCCTGCTCCAAAAGTAAATGTGGACGAACCTGAAACTTTCAAGCTTGATAATGGAATGCAGGTAATGATCGTGGAAAACAACAAATTACCACGAGTTGCCATGTCTCTTAGATTTGACAATGCTCCACATGCTGAAGGTGCTAAAGCAGGTGTTTCCGGAATTGCCGGTGACCTGATTGGAACCGGAACTAAGAACATGTCTAAAGATGAATTCAATGAAAAAGTTGACTTCCTTGGGGCACGTCTAAATTTTTATGCTGGTGGTGCGAATGCAAATACACTATCTAAATACTTCCCTGATTTACTTGCTTTGATGGCAGATGGGATAATCAACGCAGAATTCACTCAGGAAGAGTTTGATAAGTCTAAAGCAAGAACTATCGATGGATTGAAGCAGAGCGAAAAGGATATATCTTACAACGCTCGTAGAGTTCGCTCTGCATTAGCTTACGGTAAAGATCACCCTTATGGTGAATTCTCTACAGAAGAAACTGTAAACGCAGTAAAACTGGAAGACGTAAAGTCTTATTATAATACATGGTTCTCTCCAAAGAACGCTTACCTGGTAGTTGTAGGAGACGTAGATGAAGATGACGTAAAAGATCTTGTAAAAAAGAACTTTTCTTCATGGACAGGTAAAGCAACTCCGGAAGCTAAAATGCCTGCAGTTTCGAATGTAAAGCAAACGGAGATCAACTTTATTGATATGCCAAATGCTGTGCAATCTGAAATTTCTCTTGTAAATACCATCAACCTCAAGAAAAAGGATGGCGATTATTTCCCAGTCCTATTAGCTAACAAGATTCTTGGTGGTGGTGGCGAAGGAAGACTTTTCCAAAACCTTCGTGAGGACAAAGGTTATACATACGGCGCGGGCTCCAACGTTGGTAATGACAAGTATGCATCTACTTTCGTAGCCAGTGCAAGTGTGAGAAACGAAGTTACAGATAGTTCTGTAGTTGCATTTTTGGACGAGGTTTACAAAATGAGAAACGAAATGGTAACTGATCAGGAACTGGCAAATGCCAAGGCTAAGATCACTGGAGATTTCGTACTTGCGTTAGAGCAACCTTCAACCATTGCTAATTTCGCTATGGAAATAGAGACTGAAGATCTTGATGATGATTTCTACGAAGAGTATCTTGAAAGAATCGACAAGGTTACTAAAGCAGACGTTCAACGTGTTGCAAAGAAGTATTTCCTAGCAGACAATTCAAGAATCGTGATCGCTGGTAAAGGTGCCGATGTCTTGGAGAATCTTGAAAAGATGACCTATAAAGGTAAAACTTACCCGATCAATTATTATAACAGATTTGGTGAGAAAACTGAAAAGCCAGAGCAAAAACAAGTTGATGCTGATATGAGCGTTGATAAGGTATACAACAAGTATATTGAAGCTATTGGTGGTCGTGAGGCAGTTGAAGGTATCGAAACTGTAAAAATGATCGCTAGTGCAAATGTTCAGGGTAGAGAACTTGGACTTGACATGACAAGAACTTCTACTGGAAAATTAAGCCAGGAAGTAACTATGGGTGGTCAGGTTGTAAGCAAGCAGGTGTTTAACGGTGAGACAGGTTTCGTTATGCAGATGGGACAGAAAATGCCATACAACGAAGACCAGATCAAAGCTGCGAAGACTGATGCTGATGCTTTTCCAGAATTAACAGTTGGTGAAGCTAAAATCGAAGGAATCGAGCAGGTAGACGGTAAAGATGCTTACGTTGTAAGTGCAGATGAGACTACTAAGAACTACTATGCTGTAGATAGCGGACTAAAAGTACAGTCTGTAAAGACAGTTAGCCAGGGAGGCCAGACAATGAGCATTCCAACTGGTTACGGTGATTACCAGGAAGTAAAAGGAGTTAAATTTCCTTTCACTATCTCACAAAGTATGGGACCACAATCTTTTGAATTTAAAGTTTCAGAAATTATGGTAAACGAAGGAGTAGAAGATGCAGATTTCTCTGTAGAATAA
- a CDS encoding DMT family transporter, whose product MKNIKWIYLIILSIVWGSSFILIKKALVGLSPLQVGSFRIIFAALFLIFVGFRSLMKLNGKQWKWIVISGFLGSFFPVYFFAFAETEIDSAIASILNATTPLLTLIVGAAFFRAVVTQNKVTGVIIGLLGTFGLILSGASINPDQNYFYSLLVIMATACYAVNVNILKTKMSDISPLGITAGNFFVLLFPALLILYFSGFFELEPIATKVELSLVYVGILGVIGTGVAMIIFNKLIQISDPVFTTSVTYTIPVVALGWGMMDGEVFSLWQLVSAMVILLGVFIVNRSKNILRRRNSTK is encoded by the coding sequence TTGAAAAACATCAAGTGGATCTATCTTATCATCCTTTCTATTGTTTGGGGTAGTTCCTTTATCCTTATCAAAAAAGCACTTGTAGGATTGAGTCCTTTGCAAGTTGGATCCTTCAGAATCATATTTGCTGCACTATTTTTGATATTTGTAGGTTTCCGAAGCTTGATGAAGCTGAATGGGAAACAATGGAAATGGATCGTAATTTCAGGATTTCTGGGATCATTCTTTCCGGTATATTTCTTTGCTTTTGCTGAAACCGAAATCGATAGTGCCATCGCTTCCATATTGAATGCGACCACTCCATTATTAACTTTGATTGTGGGAGCTGCATTCTTTCGAGCAGTAGTTACACAGAACAAGGTCACCGGCGTGATCATTGGCCTTCTAGGAACCTTCGGACTCATCCTTAGCGGGGCGAGTATTAATCCAGATCAGAATTACTTTTATAGTTTACTGGTGATTATGGCAACTGCATGTTACGCTGTAAACGTGAATATTCTCAAGACTAAGATGAGTGATATAAGTCCGCTTGGAATTACCGCAGGGAACTTTTTTGTGCTCTTATTCCCAGCACTTTTGATCCTGTATTTTTCAGGATTTTTTGAACTGGAGCCTATTGCTACTAAAGTTGAATTATCGCTTGTTTATGTGGGAATACTGGGCGTCATTGGAACAGGGGTGGCAATGATCATTTTTAATAAATTGATACAGATCTCAGATCCTGTATTTACTACATCAGTTACTTATACCATTCCGGTAGTAGCTCTTGGTTGGGGAATGATGGATGGAGAGGTCTTTAGTTTGTGGCAATTAGTTTCAGCAATGGTGATACTGCTGGGTGTATTCATTGTGAATCGCTCTAAAAATATCCTCAGAAGAAGAAATAGCACCAAATAA
- a CDS encoding RagB/SusD family nutrient uptake outer membrane protein, whose translation MKNTLTKIFILFFLISGFQACDVEEFSDLNNPEVDAFRDNLTRGDLQDLVGGVLYSMRVSLGTYYDDLGVIGREYWRFSSSDPRFTADLLGKENAVLDNNTFYITNPWAARYRTVKNVNLILEFIDGQDVSAQFSDAEISATKGFLKTVKAHELLLNLNLTYQNGVRLEASDENNLGEFLGYDAALTAIRALLDEAAGDLQNGGDSYPFTLTSGFSGFSTPDSFLEANKAIAARVAAYQEDFPAVLDYLDDSFLTLDASMLDEGIYYNFSADQTDILNPLFFPVEATTAGARIVQPDFVTDAEDGDERLNKVAQRSEPLTFDFLTGDYAVFRYTSNIDAIPIIRNEELILLYAEANIYQNPSEAVEALNLIRDSAGLDDYDGDSSEASLIDEMLMQRRYSLFAEGHRWLDVRRYDRLDELPTDREGDDVFEQFPIPLTENQ comes from the coding sequence ATGAAAAATACATTAACTAAAATATTCATACTCTTCTTTTTAATTAGCGGTTTTCAGGCTTGCGATGTTGAAGAGTTTTCAGACCTTAATAATCCGGAAGTAGATGCTTTCCGTGACAATCTAACCAGAGGAGATCTTCAGGATCTAGTTGGTGGTGTGCTTTACAGTATGCGCGTAAGCCTCGGGACTTATTATGATGATCTTGGCGTGATAGGCCGTGAATACTGGAGATTTTCAAGTTCAGATCCACGGTTTACTGCAGATCTTTTAGGAAAGGAAAATGCTGTACTTGACAATAATACTTTTTACATCACTAATCCATGGGCGGCAAGATATCGTACCGTAAAGAATGTAAATCTAATCCTTGAGTTTATTGATGGACAGGATGTTTCAGCTCAATTTTCAGACGCTGAAATTAGCGCTACTAAAGGTTTTTTAAAGACTGTCAAAGCGCACGAATTGTTGCTTAACTTAAATCTTACGTATCAAAACGGTGTTCGACTAGAAGCGAGCGATGAAAATAATCTTGGAGAATTCCTAGGGTATGATGCGGCGCTTACTGCGATTAGAGCATTACTTGATGAGGCGGCAGGAGATCTGCAAAATGGAGGCGATTCCTATCCATTTACACTTACTTCTGGCTTTTCAGGTTTCAGTACTCCTGACTCATTCTTAGAAGCAAACAAAGCGATTGCAGCAAGAGTAGCTGCCTACCAGGAAGATTTTCCTGCGGTACTGGATTACCTGGACGATAGTTTTCTCACATTGGATGCTTCCATGCTTGATGAGGGTATTTACTACAACTTTAGTGCAGATCAAACAGATATCCTCAATCCATTGTTCTTTCCTGTAGAGGCGACAACAGCCGGAGCAAGGATCGTGCAGCCAGACTTCGTAACCGATGCTGAGGATGGAGATGAGCGACTCAATAAAGTTGCCCAGCGAAGTGAACCCTTAACTTTCGATTTTCTTACAGGAGATTATGCGGTTTTCAGGTATACTTCCAATATTGATGCGATCCCGATTATAAGAAATGAGGAGCTTATCCTTCTTTATGCTGAAGCAAATATTTATCAAAATCCTTCTGAAGCTGTTGAAGCCTTGAATCTAATAAGGGATTCAGCAGGACTGGATGATTATGATGGTGATTCTTCTGAAGCTTCTCTTATTGATGAGATGCTAATGCAAAGAAGATATTCGTTGTTTGCTGAAGGTCATCGCTGGCTGGATGTGCGCAGGTATGATCGTTTGGATGAATTACCTACCGATAGGGAAGGGGATGATGTATTTGAGCAATTTCCAATTCCGCTTACAGAAAATCAATAA